TGGGCAGTTCCTCGATGGTGACGTCGCCGAGGATCTCGCGGACCGCGTCCAGGATCTTCTCCGCGCGCAGCACACCCGCGGCCGTGAGCGACGGATCGAGCAGCCGCAGCACCGTGCGCTGCGTCAAAGAGCTTGCCCACAAGGTGTATTCGTCGAGTTTGCCGGCTGCATGCAGCCCGCCGACCAGGGCGCCCATCGAGGACCCGGCCACCCCGACGATGTCGTGGCCGCGCTCGCAGAGCTCGTTGATGACTCCGATGTGGGCATAGCCGCGCGCCCCGCCACTGCCCAGAGCCAGCGCTACGCGCATGGCCTCATTGTGGCCCGTCGCCGACGCGGGTGCCAGGCAATCGAGGGCCTACCCGCACTGGCCGTCGGCGGCGGCGTTGACGGCGAGGATGACTCCGGCCTGCTGGCCCGGGGTCAGCTCCGTCCAGGGCGTCTGGAAGTTGCCCCGGTCCTTGAAGCCCGGCTCCTGCAGCACCGCCAGGTACGGCTCGACCTGCGCCTTCGGGTCGCCGCCCTGGGCGTCGATCCACTGCTTGGCGGCCAGGCAGGCCTGTCCGTATTGGGATTCGGTGGCGATCGAGGGCACGTCGACCCGGGTGGTGATGCCGGCGGGGGAGACCCCGACGGCGCCAGGCGGCACCGGTTCGGCCGGCGGTGCCGGCATCTCGGAGGTCGTCGTCGACGGCGTCGGTTCGGTGGGAGCGGCGGATTCCTCCGAGGAACAGCCCGCGCCCAAGGCGGCGGCGATGGCCAGCGCCGCGACGCCGGCCGGGGAGACCCTGTGATGGCTGCGCATCGGTCCAATCTATGCGGCGGGGCCGCCAGAATCACCGTGAGGTTAATTCGTGCGGCCGGGGCCCGGCCGTGCCAGGGTGGCAGCCATGACGAATCGGATGTGTTGTCGGTCCCGCTGACCGTCCCCTTTCCCGTTTCGTCCTTCCAGGAGCGTCTTCGTGTCCACCGCCGTCCTGCCCACCTACTCTCATGCCGCCGTACCGGCCGTATCGGACCCCTCGCGGCTGCGGCTGCCCGATCTGCTGCAGGCCACCGACCGCGCGGCCGCCGATTTCCTCGACGGCCACTACGACCATCTGCTGCCACCGGGCGGGGTACCCGTCGATGACCGCTGGTTCACCCGCCTGCACGCCGACGACGACCTGGACGTCTGGCTGATCAGCTGGGCCCCGGGGCACCCCACCGATCTGCACGACCACGGCGGTTCACTGGGTGCGCTCACCGTCCTGTCCGGTGCACTCAACGAATTCCGTTGGACCGGAGACCGTTTGCGCCGTCGCCGACTGACCGCCGGTGATCAGGCCGCCTTCCCGCTGGGGTGGGTGCACGACGTGGTGTGGGCGCCCAACCCGGTCGGCACGCAGCCGCAGCAGCCGACGCTGAGCATCCACGCCTACTCGCCGCGGCTGACGGCGATGTCCTACTACGAGGTCACCGACCGGGGCACGCTACGTCGCGAGCGCACCGAGCTGACCGACCAGCCGGAAGGTTAGCCGTGAGCCGTATCGACGCCGTCCTGGAGGCCGCGCGGTCCCGGCTGGACCGGCTGCCCGCCGCCGAGGTTCCGGCGGCCCTGCAGCGCGGGGCGATCCTGGTCGACATCCGGCCCGCGGCCCAGCGGGCCGCCGAGGGCGAGGTGCCCGCGGCGTTGGTGATCGAACGCAACGTGCTGGAGTGGCGGTGCGACCCGACCAGCGACGCGCGGATCCCGCAGGCCGTCGACGACGACGTCGAATGGGTGGTGCTGTGCTCGGAGGGCTATACCTCGAGCCTGGCGGCCGCGGCCCTGCAGGATCTGGGGCTGCACCGCGCCACCGACGTCATCGGCGGCTACCACGCCTTGACGCTGGCCCAAACGTCCCTTTCGGTCACTTAGTGCGAGTGGTTTCCGGCTGAACGTCGGTCTCGGCGCGGCGCACGAGGGTCAGCCGCTTTCGTTGGCATGCACCATCGGGCGCAGCCGTTCGGTCTTCTCCGGGGTCCACCCGGGCGGCTGCAGCACCGCGGCCCACCCGTTGACCACGTCCTTGACGTACTTGTGGCCGTGGCCGTCGGGAACATCGACCGCGACGGCCATGTCCGCGGACACCTGCAGGAACGTCACCACCGGGATCCACTCCATGCGCGGCGAGACGTCGTAGCCGCGCGGTTCCTTGAGCCAATCCGGTTCGCGGAACAGCAGATCCGGTGTCCACCAGGCGATCGGGTCCGAGGCGTGCTGCAGGTACACCACCCGCGGCTCGCTCCACGGCGCGTCCGGCCGGTTCAGGTTCTCCGGGCGCGCGACGAAGCGCACG
This DNA window, taken from Mycolicibacterium sp. MU0050, encodes the following:
- a CDS encoding rhodanese-like domain-containing protein → MSRIDAVLEAARSRLDRLPAAEVPAALQRGAILVDIRPAAQRAAEGEVPAALVIERNVLEWRCDPTSDARIPQAVDDDVEWVVLCSEGYTSSLAAAALQDLGLHRATDVIGGYHALTLAQTSLSVT
- a CDS encoding cysteine dioxygenase family protein: MPTYSHAAVPAVSDPSRLRLPDLLQATDRAAADFLDGHYDHLLPPGGVPVDDRWFTRLHADDDLDVWLISWAPGHPTDLHDHGGSLGALTVLSGALNEFRWTGDRLRRRRLTAGDQAAFPLGWVHDVVWAPNPVGTQPQQPTLSIHAYSPRLTAMSYYEVTDRGTLRRERTELTDQPEG
- a CDS encoding lipoprotein LpqV — encoded protein: MRSHHRVSPAGVAALAIAAALGAGCSSEESAAPTEPTPSTTTSEMPAPPAEPVPPGAVGVSPAGITTRVDVPSIATESQYGQACLAAKQWIDAQGGDPKAQVEPYLAVLQEPGFKDRGNFQTPWTELTPGQQAGVILAVNAAADGQCG